From the Candidatus Saccharimonadales bacterium genome, one window contains:
- a CDS encoding class I tRNA ligase family protein, with protein MKQYIPAEVEAKWAKVWDDTKLYQADQNPAKAKFYELEMFPYPSGETMHVGHVRNYVISDAHARFKRMQGFNVLHPMGWDAFGLPAENFAIKTGTSPAESTAKNIAAFKQQISAVGISYDWSREINTAQPDYYRWTQWLFLKFYHRDLAYKAEASVNWCPQDKTVLANEQVIKDGTKNVCERCGHEVEKRRLNQWFFKITDYADRLLDDLANIDWPENIKAMQVNWIGRSHGAKVKFKVESSKEAIEVFTTRIDTIYSATFLVLAPEHPMVQKLTTPTQKKAVESYQKAAAVESDIQRMETDREKTGVFTGSYAINPVNNEKLPIWLADFVLPGYGTGAVFGDGHDERDVEFASKYDIPLKTSIEPVTGTPQENPEHRRSIVAVVRDPKTKKLLSINWGDGSGGNLFVGGGIDEDEDPEQTARREVAEETGYKNLKLISQSETIHHNYFAHSKKVARSIDAIAFYFELENTEQSGQKLEPDEHGKFKVEWLSVAEAGSKVHDDLHRYAYDKFVLAKPWTGDGILYNSGEFDGLSSSEARPAITEFLAKQNQAEANTNYRMRDWLISRQRYWGAPIPIIYCDNCGTVPVPEADLPVILPEVKDYLPDGSGQSPLAKVESFVNTKCPKCAGPAKRETDTMDTFVDSSWYFLRFADPHNDKAPFEPELANYWLPVDTYVGGVEHAVAHLLYARFWTKVLADEGLINFQEPFKQLRNQGLIGGADGRKMGKRYGNVVTPDDITEQGYGADALRIYELFIGPYNQNVDWNPNGIDGAQRFIKRVWALVQEFDEIKVGSGSSKTELETALQSATHRTIKKVTDDIGSFSFNTAVAALMELTNELYKLKVDLPFADAHDAWATALNTLVQLLAPFAPFVAEELWEQLGGTESVHVSTWPKYDEKYVRLELIEVPVQVNGKLRATLTIDPAINEDDLKKAAAELENVARHLEGKQIAKTIVVPRKLVNFVIK; from the coding sequence ATGAAGCAGTATATACCAGCCGAAGTTGAAGCCAAGTGGGCCAAAGTTTGGGATGATACTAAGCTCTATCAGGCGGATCAAAATCCAGCCAAAGCTAAGTTTTATGAGCTCGAAATGTTTCCCTACCCATCCGGTGAGACCATGCACGTTGGCCATGTTCGAAACTATGTTATTTCCGATGCCCACGCCCGTTTTAAACGCATGCAGGGATTCAATGTTCTCCACCCCATGGGTTGGGATGCCTTTGGCCTGCCGGCCGAAAACTTTGCGATTAAAACCGGTACGTCACCGGCCGAATCAACAGCCAAAAACATCGCCGCATTCAAGCAGCAAATTTCGGCCGTTGGTATCAGCTACGACTGGTCGCGCGAAATCAATACTGCCCAACCCGATTATTATCGCTGGACTCAATGGCTGTTTCTGAAGTTTTATCATCGAGATTTAGCCTACAAGGCCGAAGCTAGCGTTAATTGGTGTCCGCAGGATAAAACTGTGCTCGCCAACGAGCAAGTTATTAAAGACGGTACCAAAAACGTCTGCGAACGCTGTGGGCACGAGGTCGAGAAGCGCCGTTTGAATCAATGGTTCTTCAAAATCACCGATTATGCTGATCGCTTGTTGGATGATCTTGCAAACATTGACTGGCCCGAAAATATCAAAGCCATGCAGGTCAACTGGATTGGTCGCAGTCATGGAGCGAAGGTCAAGTTTAAGGTTGAGAGCTCAAAAGAGGCAATCGAAGTATTCACCACCAGGATTGATACGATTTACAGTGCTACGTTCCTGGTTTTAGCCCCCGAGCATCCAATGGTTCAAAAACTGACCACGCCGACTCAGAAAAAGGCAGTTGAGTCTTACCAGAAGGCAGCCGCCGTTGAATCGGACATTCAGCGCATGGAAACCGATCGGGAAAAAACCGGCGTCTTTACCGGCAGCTACGCTATCAACCCAGTTAATAATGAGAAGTTGCCAATTTGGTTAGCCGATTTTGTTTTGCCAGGCTATGGTACGGGTGCGGTTTTTGGTGACGGTCATGATGAGCGAGACGTTGAGTTTGCTAGCAAATACGATATCCCATTAAAAACTTCAATTGAGCCTGTCACAGGCACGCCGCAGGAAAACCCGGAACACCGCCGAAGTATTGTAGCAGTGGTGCGGGATCCTAAAACCAAAAAACTTCTCTCGATTAACTGGGGTGACGGTAGTGGGGGCAACCTCTTTGTCGGTGGGGGGATCGATGAGGATGAAGATCCCGAACAAACGGCCAGGCGCGAGGTGGCCGAGGAGACTGGCTACAAGAACTTGAAGTTAATTAGCCAATCAGAAACCATTCATCATAACTACTTTGCTCACTCTAAAAAGGTGGCCCGTTCAATTGATGCCATTGCCTTCTATTTTGAACTAGAGAACACCGAACAAAGTGGTCAAAAACTCGAGCCCGATGAGCACGGTAAGTTCAAAGTTGAATGGCTAAGTGTGGCAGAAGCTGGTAGCAAGGTTCATGACGACCTCCATCGTTATGCCTACGATAAGTTTGTTCTGGCTAAACCTTGGACAGGCGATGGCATTCTGTATAATTCCGGCGAATTTGATGGTTTGAGCTCATCCGAAGCCAGGCCAGCCATTACTGAGTTCTTGGCTAAGCAAAACCAGGCTGAAGCTAACACCAATTACCGCATGCGCGATTGGCTCATCAGCCGCCAGCGTTATTGGGGCGCACCGATTCCAATTATCTATTGCGACAACTGCGGCACGGTGCCAGTGCCAGAAGCTGATTTGCCAGTTATTCTGCCGGAAGTCAAAGACTATTTGCCTGACGGCAGCGGTCAATCGCCACTAGCCAAGGTCGAATCATTTGTTAACACCAAATGTCCAAAATGTGCTGGGCCAGCCAAACGCGAAACCGACACTATGGATACGTTCGTGGATAGTAGCTGGTACTTTTTACGCTTCGCTGACCCCCACAACGACAAAGCCCCTTTTGAACCAGAGCTTGCTAACTACTGGCTGCCGGTTGATACCTACGTGGGTGGGGTCGAGCATGCCGTGGCCCACTTGCTCTATGCCAGGTTCTGGACCAAGGTTCTAGCCGATGAAGGCCTGATCAATTTCCAGGAACCGTTCAAACAGCTGCGCAACCAGGGTCTGATTGGTGGGGCCGACGGCCGAAAAATGGGTAAGCGCTACGGTAATGTAGTGACGCCTGATGATATTACCGAGCAAGGTTACGGCGCCGATGCCTTACGCATCTATGAGTTATTTATTGGGCCCTATAACCAAAATGTCGACTGGAACCCTAATGGCATAGATGGTGCGCAACGCTTTATCAAACGAGTCTGGGCACTGGTACAGGAATTTGATGAGATTAAGGTAGGTTCAGGTAGTTCAAAGACCGAACTAGAAACGGCTTTGCAGTCGGCCACCCATCGCACCATCAAGAAAGTTACGGACGACATTGGCAGCTTTAGCTTCAACACGGCTGTAGCAGCATTAATGGAGCTAACCAACGAACTCTATAAATTGAAAGTTGATTTGCCGTTTGCCGATGCCCATGACGCCTGGGCCACCGCTCTCAACACTTTGGTGCAGCTGCTGGCACCTTTCGCCCCCTTCGTGGCCGAGGAATTATGGGAGCAGCTAGGCGGCACCGAAAGCGTGCACGTTAGCACCTGGCCTAAGTATGATGAAAAGTACGTCCGCCTAGAATTAATCGAAGTCCCGGTCCAAGTTAATGGTAAACTCCGAGCTACATTAACGATTGATCCTGCAATAAATGAAGATGACCTCAAAAAAGCCGCTGCCGAACTTGAAAACGTCGCTCGGCATCTTGAGGGCAAACAAATCGCTAAAACCATTGTAGTGCCCCGCAAACTGGTTAACTTTGTGATAAAGTAA
- the murF gene encoding UDP-N-acetylmuramoyl-tripeptide--D-alanyl-D-alanine ligase: MKRSFKLLFASVLEGYVRRLRQANPELKLVAVGGSVGKTSTKLAIASVLKQKFRVNHHEGNYNDPISVPLSILGLEVPALYNPLAWLATFKAARRVVRTDYNYDVALVELGTDQPGDIPAFMKFLKPDVGVVTATVPEHMLQFKTKQAVIDEEFGLARGSKVAVINGDDEGLKMRQSELKQKVITYGQSGAVHFTLTSISQNHTLSGQLDLGQKVINVETNVVAEHSLYALMAAAAVGQELGLSQTEIASGLADFKPVAGRMNLLNGVNNSLIIDDSYNASPDAVVAALAALAKIATGRKIAVLGSMNELGDYAREGHELVGAACGQLDLLITIGRQAQDILVPAAVKAGLKAGQIKSFMSPYAAGKYLKPLIQPGDTILVKGSQNGVFSEEAAAQVLRNLADRSKLVRQTAQWQATKKEQFEDYDSAK, encoded by the coding sequence ATGAAACGCTCTTTTAAATTACTGTTCGCTTCAGTACTCGAGGGCTATGTTAGGCGATTGCGCCAAGCTAATCCAGAATTAAAATTGGTGGCAGTCGGCGGAAGCGTTGGCAAAACTTCAACTAAACTAGCGATTGCTAGCGTATTAAAGCAAAAGTTTCGCGTTAATCACCACGAGGGCAATTATAATGATCCGATTTCGGTGCCACTTTCAATTCTGGGGTTAGAGGTTCCAGCGCTTTATAACCCCCTAGCTTGGCTAGCGACCTTCAAAGCCGCCAGGAGAGTTGTGCGAACAGACTACAACTATGATGTGGCCCTAGTTGAATTGGGCACCGATCAGCCCGGTGACATCCCGGCTTTCATGAAATTCCTCAAGCCCGATGTTGGGGTAGTCACTGCCACGGTTCCAGAACACATGCTCCAGTTTAAAACCAAGCAGGCCGTTATCGATGAGGAATTTGGCTTGGCCCGCGGCTCCAAGGTCGCCGTAATCAATGGCGATGATGAGGGTCTAAAGATGCGCCAGAGCGAGCTCAAACAAAAGGTTATCACCTACGGCCAGTCCGGTGCCGTCCATTTTACTCTTACATCAATCAGCCAAAACCACACTCTGAGCGGCCAACTAGATTTGGGTCAGAAAGTGATCAATGTCGAGACCAACGTGGTGGCCGAACACAGCCTCTATGCCTTGATGGCCGCAGCCGCTGTTGGGCAAGAATTGGGTCTAAGTCAAACTGAAATTGCTAGCGGCCTGGCTGATTTCAAACCGGTGGCCGGCCGGATGAATTTACTAAACGGGGTGAATAACAGCTTGATCATCGATGATAGTTACAATGCCAGCCCAGATGCCGTGGTAGCCGCTCTGGCGGCGCTTGCTAAAATTGCGACCGGGCGCAAAATCGCCGTACTGGGTTCGATGAATGAATTAGGTGATTATGCTCGCGAGGGGCATGAATTAGTTGGAGCAGCTTGCGGACAGCTGGATCTACTCATCACCATTGGCCGCCAGGCCCAAGACATCCTGGTGCCAGCCGCCGTTAAGGCGGGGCTTAAGGCGGGTCAAATCAAATCATTCATGTCGCCCTACGCCGCCGGCAAATATTTGAAACCCCTGATCCAGCCAGGCGATACCATTTTGGTTAAAGGTTCCCAGAACGGCGTCTTTAGCGAAGAGGCTGCCGCCCAAGTCTTGCGCAATCTCGCCGACAGGAGTAAATTAGTCCGGCAGACGGCCCAGTGGCAGGCCACCAAAAAGGAACAATTCGAAGATTATGACTCGGCAAAATAG
- a CDS encoding lipase family protein has translation MGKKITFKSIRNRIKRQYWLSGLLIIVIGLGLWVYLGQRSILRTPSDILPISHSHQPAGGKIISQEVIRNYSVEEVNALAKQNYGADTVPAQNAISKRLLKYTSVDTQGQEIDLYARVYLPRTNTSSKIPLISFGPGTTGIGDECAASLEVPALANWANYESHAAAYAGQGYAVVITDYEGMRDSSRLHHYMVGELEGRAVLDAARATFNLGDYKNLDRNRLFLAGYSQGGQAVAWADKIAPSYAPDLKIKGLVAFAPVSDVTTTLADIARGANIVWFGPYVLVSYSDYYDQTFPLNTILQAKWIPTLKTDVLGHCINSVKYWPKAEEVYTPEFLTALKTSTLASSYPDLAADLVANRSWSGPTATPKLINQGQKDNIILPDQQTNALSLLCRAGSGPAKIQTYPDASHYSIMVKSYKDTLAWLTKAQNGEQLPSSCTGV, from the coding sequence ATGGGCAAAAAAATAACTTTCAAATCAATCAGAAATCGCATCAAGCGCCAGTACTGGCTGTCTGGACTGTTGATTATCGTCATTGGACTAGGTCTCTGGGTCTACTTGGGACAACGTTCGATTCTTAGAACCCCTAGCGATATATTGCCAATTAGCCATTCTCATCAGCCCGCCGGCGGCAAAATAATTTCTCAGGAGGTCATCCGGAATTATTCAGTTGAGGAGGTGAATGCGCTGGCCAAACAAAATTACGGTGCCGATACCGTGCCGGCTCAAAACGCTATCAGCAAGCGCTTACTAAAATACACCAGTGTTGATACTCAAGGTCAGGAGATTGACCTCTACGCCCGGGTCTATTTACCAAGGACCAACACATCTAGCAAAATCCCGCTAATCTCATTCGGACCCGGAACTACCGGCATTGGCGACGAATGCGCCGCCAGCCTAGAGGTGCCAGCTTTAGCGAATTGGGCTAACTATGAATCACATGCGGCGGCTTATGCCGGCCAAGGCTATGCCGTAGTGATTACTGATTATGAAGGCATGCGCGATAGTTCGCGGCTGCATCATTACATGGTGGGCGAACTAGAGGGCCGAGCTGTCTTGGATGCGGCTCGGGCAACCTTCAACCTGGGAGATTATAAAAATTTGGACCGCAACCGGCTGTTCTTGGCTGGGTATTCCCAGGGTGGGCAGGCTGTGGCTTGGGCTGATAAGATCGCACCGTCTTATGCTCCAGACCTAAAGATCAAAGGCCTGGTGGCGTTTGCGCCAGTTAGCGATGTTACGACAACTTTGGCTGATATCGCCAGAGGTGCAAACATTGTTTGGTTCGGTCCCTATGTTTTAGTTAGCTACAGTGATTATTACGACCAGACTTTTCCGCTTAATACGATATTGCAAGCCAAGTGGATCCCGACTCTAAAAACTGACGTCTTAGGACACTGCATCAACAGTGTCAAATATTGGCCTAAAGCCGAAGAAGTCTACACCCCGGAATTTTTAACGGCTTTGAAAACCTCTACGCTAGCATCGAGTTATCCCGATTTGGCGGCTGATTTGGTGGCCAATCGGTCCTGGTCGGGACCTACGGCCACGCCCAAACTAATTAATCAGGGCCAAAAAGATAATATTATCCTGCCCGACCAGCAGACCAACGCCCTATCGTTACTTTGTCGAGCCGGTTCGGGGCCAGCCAAAATCCAAACCTATCCCGATGCCAGTCATTACAGCATTATGGTAAAAAGCTATAAAGACACTCTGGCTTGGCTTACCAAGGCCCAAAACGGGGAGCAGCTGCCAAGTAGCTGTACTGGAGTATGA
- a CDS encoding GNAT family N-acetyltransferase translates to MKTDTHIASINPGQVSQLHRLFQSAVASDFSYFPGPYRAQVLRENSLIRLLVAAFRPSRILLGAWRNGELVGYIIGVTNGNASAKIYWLYVRPDARGAKLGTKLLDSFVEVVRSRGMERISLVTHNYEDYYRKYGFKLEGTDKLYGVDMKIMSYQWAKK, encoded by the coding sequence GTGAAAACAGATACGCATATCGCAAGCATTAATCCTGGGCAGGTTAGCCAGCTCCATCGCCTGTTCCAATCGGCGGTGGCGAGCGACTTTAGCTACTTTCCGGGACCCTATCGAGCTCAGGTCTTGCGCGAAAATAGTCTGATCCGTTTGCTGGTAGCGGCTTTTAGACCATCACGAATCTTACTGGGAGCTTGGCGTAACGGGGAACTGGTCGGCTACATTATTGGCGTTACCAACGGTAATGCCAGCGCCAAAATCTACTGGCTCTACGTTCGGCCAGACGCGCGTGGGGCCAAACTCGGGACTAAATTGCTGGATAGTTTCGTCGAGGTTGTGCGCAGTCGAGGCATGGAGCGAATCAGTTTGGTAACTCACAATTATGAAGATTATTACCGCAAGTATGGATTCAAACTCGAAGGCACCGATAAACTCTATGGGGTTGATATGAAAATAATGAGTTACCAATGGGCAAAAAAATAA
- a CDS encoding Ig-like domain-containing protein, translating to MPASRTKTSHKKSRSTAKKQSNAGKGYITIKGFAPFKKRRVGIFAALFAVFGLAWLILAHAIASFSLVGTHPQAALQPTATGQTIQTLKAWNGKLYAGYGDWAQNTGPIDINPLDLTSKTFATQPLLSANTDAIILFRSLNGKLYAPSTDPRKDKTTGQEADFALGDTSTGVETWTNHVNQAGMTHVFDMTSFGGNLWMAGSKGYNAVVYRSSDGGATWTQSLSEPSQTSCGIVAARYYFMVVYNNKLWVQAGDLGCSVHPNSMVFDGTSWSSGPAITTSRSAYNANTFAGKVVIQDWQSVSASALRTFNGTTNSTVLSSVFNYTIASDGYLYALQSNGNVSKSLDLTNWTVVATAPTTARSIEVMNGIIYVGTTDSKIYAADTASQSDTTAPSVSISQPLAGASVSGTTTLAAIASDNVGVTKVEFYVNGTLVGSDTSSPYNASWNTAGYANGSYSISAIAYDAAGNTRVSVAVGVTVNNLVVTDTTPPVVTITKPTDGTVVHRKVSITVTATDNVQVARIEVYGDSTLLGTVYNASATINWDTHALASGPHSVTARAYDAAGNSTSTSINVIK from the coding sequence ATGCCAGCTTCAAGAACAAAAACCTCACACAAAAAAAGTCGATCGACCGCAAAAAAACAGTCTAATGCGGGCAAAGGTTATATTACGATCAAAGGTTTTGCACCGTTCAAAAAGCGCCGGGTTGGAATTTTTGCCGCCCTGTTTGCAGTTTTTGGCTTAGCCTGGCTGATTTTGGCTCATGCCATTGCCTCATTTAGTCTCGTCGGCACCCACCCCCAGGCCGCCCTGCAACCAACTGCCACCGGTCAGACTATCCAGACCCTCAAGGCCTGGAACGGTAAACTCTATGCTGGTTATGGTGATTGGGCCCAGAATACCGGCCCCATCGACATCAACCCGCTTGATCTGACTAGTAAGACTTTTGCCACCCAACCCCTACTAAGTGCCAATACTGATGCCATCATTTTATTCCGCAGCCTGAATGGCAAACTGTATGCGCCCTCAACCGATCCGCGCAAAGATAAAACGACCGGACAAGAAGCCGATTTTGCCCTCGGCGATACCAGCACTGGCGTTGAAACTTGGACCAATCACGTCAACCAAGCCGGCATGACTCATGTTTTCGACATGACGTCCTTTGGCGGCAATCTGTGGATGGCAGGCTCAAAAGGTTATAATGCCGTCGTTTACCGCAGCAGTGATGGCGGCGCCACCTGGACTCAATCCCTTAGTGAGCCCTCGCAAACCAGTTGCGGTATCGTTGCCGCTCGATATTACTTTATGGTCGTCTATAATAATAAACTGTGGGTCCAGGCTGGGGATTTGGGCTGTAGTGTTCATCCCAATTCTATGGTCTTTGATGGCACTAGTTGGTCCAGTGGACCAGCCATTACCACATCGCGCTCGGCCTATAATGCCAATACGTTTGCTGGTAAGGTCGTGATCCAAGATTGGCAATCGGTTTCGGCCAGCGCCCTGCGGACATTCAATGGCACGACCAACTCGACGGTTCTGAGTTCTGTTTTTAACTACACTATCGCAAGCGATGGTTATTTATATGCTCTACAATCGAATGGCAATGTTAGTAAAAGTCTAGATTTAACCAATTGGACGGTGGTTGCCACTGCGCCAACCACCGCCCGAAGTATCGAAGTTATGAACGGTATTATCTATGTCGGTACAACTGATTCTAAAATTTACGCGGCCGATACCGCCAGCCAGTCCGACACTACCGCCCCATCTGTCTCAATTAGTCAGCCATTGGCCGGCGCAAGTGTCAGCGGCACAACGACGCTCGCGGCTATAGCGAGCGATAATGTTGGGGTAACCAAGGTTGAATTCTACGTCAATGGGACTTTGGTTGGCAGCGACACCTCATCGCCCTATAATGCAAGCTGGAATACCGCTGGCTACGCCAATGGATCATATTCAATTTCGGCCATCGCCTATGACGCCGCCGGTAATACAAGGGTCTCTGTGGCTGTAGGAGTCACTGTCAACAACCTGGTAGTAACTGATACCACTCCGCCAGTTGTTACTATTACCAAGCCCACCGATGGTACCGTCGTCCACCGCAAAGTCTCGATAACTGTAACTGCCACCGACAACGTCCAAGTTGCCCGGATCGAAGTCTACGGTGATTCAACCCTGTTAGGGACGGTCTACAATGCTTCGGCTACCATAAATTGGGATACGCACGCCTTGGCCAGTGGTCCCCATAGCGTTACGGCCAGAGCTTACGATGCTGCCGGCAATTCTACCTCGACCAGTATCAACGTAATTAAATGA
- a CDS encoding sortase, producing MAATKYKLGRLIPEPANFRPNRTLITRRWVYKIDDAQKIAYRQPKHWDDPAPSGFFTFSPARFESAPKPSHWRKLVPTLKRGIAVPTLSALLIAGVFLVLYPLYPSVKFQVQKQIGSFGDTQAIAAPDSNHNRVIIPKIGVDTTILEGASLDVLKKHEGVWHQRGQIAGDNLVLSGHRFKYLPPNTSTLYNLGEVAVGDTIYVDWYGTRLAYSVSETKRINQNDTAILNPTSDSQLTIYTCYDKRQTERIVVIAKPQP from the coding sequence TTGGCCGCGACCAAGTATAAGCTCGGCCGGCTGATCCCAGAGCCCGCCAACTTTAGACCTAACCGGACACTGATAACTAGGCGATGGGTCTATAAGATAGACGATGCCCAAAAGATCGCCTATCGCCAGCCGAAACATTGGGACGATCCGGCGCCCTCGGGATTCTTTACTTTCAGTCCGGCTCGCTTTGAGTCAGCACCTAAACCCAGCCATTGGCGCAAATTAGTTCCGACTTTGAAGCGTGGTATCGCTGTGCCAACTCTGTCGGCCTTGTTAATCGCCGGGGTTTTTTTGGTGCTCTACCCACTCTATCCTAGTGTTAAATTTCAGGTTCAAAAACAAATTGGCAGCTTTGGCGATACCCAAGCCATTGCTGCTCCAGACTCTAACCATAATCGAGTTATTATTCCCAAGATTGGGGTTGATACGACTATCTTAGAGGGGGCCTCGCTGGACGTGTTGAAAAAACACGAAGGAGTCTGGCATCAACGTGGTCAAATTGCTGGCGACAACTTGGTGCTATCTGGTCACCGTTTTAAATATCTGCCCCCAAATACTTCGACGCTGTATAACTTAGGCGAGGTTGCGGTTGGCGATACCATCTATGTTGATTGGTACGGCACTCGCCTCGCCTATAGCGTTAGTGAAACTAAACGCATCAACCAAAACGATACGGCCATATTAAACCCAACTAGCGATAGCCAGCTAACGATCTACACCTGCTACGACAAACGTCAGACTGAACGGATAGTTGTTATTGCTAAGCCTCAACCTTAA